The Leucothrix mucor DSM 2157 DNA window TGGTGCGGGCGATGCCTTTTTGGCTGGGCTGGCACATGGTTTTATCCAAGACTGGTCAACTCGTCAATCAACCGAATTTGCCATGGCTGCCGCAGTCGTAGCCCTATCCGATATCGCAACCATTAATCCCAATATGTCTGAAATCTCAGTCAATCGAATTATCAAGGAGTCTTTATGTTAAACCAGTATCTGGACATCAACCCTGAAGTGAAAGCGGCACTGGATACCGGACGTCCAGTCGTCGCCTTAGAATCGACCATTATTTCTCACGGAATGCCCTATCCACAAAACGTGGAAACGGCGCTGAAAGTTGAACAGATTGTTCGTGATAACGGTGCTGTGCCTGCGACAATCGCCATTCTGAATGGCCGCCTGAAAGTGGGAATGACGCATGAAGAAATCGAATATTTAGGTAAAGCAGGCCAAGCGGTAATTAAAACCAGTCGCCGTGATATTCCGTTTATTGTGGCGCAAAAAGTTGATGGTGCGACCACCGTTGCATCCACCATGATTCTGGCGGCGATGGCAGGCATTAAGGTATTTGCAACCGGCGGCATTGGCGGAGTACATCGCGGCGCTCAGCAGACGTTTGATATCTCAGCTGACTTACAAGAGCTGGCCAATACTGATGTGGCGGTTATCTGCGCCGGTGCTAAATCGATTTTAGATATTGGCTTAACTTTGGAATATTTAGAAACTCAAGGTGTGCCAGTAGTCGGTTATCAAACGGATATGCTTCCCGCTTTCTATACGCGTGAAAGTGATTTTGGTGTCGACTATCGCCTTGATGAGCCTAAGCAGATCGCTGATGCGATGGCAGCTAAATGGGAGATTGGATTAAAAGGTGGTTTGGTAATTGCCAATCCGATTCCTGAGCAATACGCTCTTGATAAGGCCATGATCGACGAAGTTATCAAAGATGCGGTTGCTGAGATGGATGACAAAGGCATTTCAGGTAAGGATTCAACGCCATTCTTACTAGCAAAAGTCGCCGAAAAAACAGAAGGCAGCAGTTTAGCCGCCAATATCCAGCTGGTGTTTAACAATGCTAAGTTGGCGTCACAGATTGCTTGTGAGTTTTATAAGTAATTCTGCGTGTGCGCTAACGGTCATCATTAATCGCCATCACAAGGCTTTTAAAAACTCCGCCAATAAGGCTTGCTCAGTTTCATTTAGCTGAATGGGTGGTAAGTGATGACCCGTCTGCGCCTGACTAGGTGGGTTGGCGTAATAAGCGACAACCGGCGCCAGTGATTGAAAACGGCCATCGTGCATATACGGTGCCGTTTTCGACACATTTCTCAGGCTGGGTACCTTGAAATTCCCCGACATATCGTGTCGGTTGCTATTCATATATATTAGATCTTTGCAGGCATCTTTCGGTGCATCGCTGTATTCACCCAAGCAATTAAATTCATCCCAACGCTGCGCTTCGGCAACTTGTGAGCGTCCCATGTCTTTTCCGGGAGTGCCTGTGCCAATATTTTGGAAGGATTGATTGGATAGCACCGGTGATAAATGACAGCTAATGCATGCGCCTTTGCCGATAAAAAGCTTTAGACCTTGTTGCTCACGCGTGCTTAGTACTGGCATTGTATCAGCTTGTGCTACCTGGTTGAGCTGATCAATAAATTGATCGAAGCGCGAAACTGGAAACTCTAATGTCGACTCATAAGCTGCCAGTGTTTTACCGATATTGGCAAAAATCCGGTTAATTCGCTTGCGGTCTTTAATGGCTAACGACTTCCATAATTTGAGGCTTTCGAGGCTTCCATTTGGGGCTGCTTTTTCTGGCCATGATGTAAGCTCTGTAGCACTGGGTGGATTGCCGAATATAGCTGCATAATCATCACGGTACTGATCAATCGCAAATAGCTTATGAATTAATGAGACACGCGTCAGGTTATGCTCATCTGGGTTTTCAAGCGGGCCTAAGGCTTGAGACCAGACGCTATCTTTGCGGCCATCCCAAAATAGCCATTGTTGATGAGATACGCCAAGTAATGAAGGTGTGTTTCGGGTGCCAGTGCGTATTCCCTCGGCTTGAGGTAAACCATCGCTAAAGGCGATATTGGGCTGATGACAAGTCGAGCAGGAAATTTTTCCGTTATCGCTAAGGCGTGGGTCAAAGAATAGTTTTGATCCTAGGCTAATAGCTTGGGTGTTTGTTTGGTATTTATTGCTTGGATCAACGCGAAATTTATCGAGATGCTTAATTGAGAGCGTATCCAGTAAGGCTTTTTCGCCAGCACTCCAGTTAAGTAAGCCAGTATTAGAAGATTCACCGTCCGCCGCCTGAGTAACTACTTCTTGTCCCGCCTTTGGAGCTATTAGCTTAGTTTGAGCTGCAATTTGTGCGGTTTCAGTGTTTGCTACCAATCCCACAACCGGCTGCTCAGATTGCTCAGATTGCTCAGATTGCTCAGATTGCTCAGATTGCTCAGATTGCTCAGATATTTTCGCAGCAGAAACCAAGCCCTGCTCTTTATCATCACAAGCACTTAAAGCCAGCCCCATCACCGCTAGCACAACGGCTGTTAAAGGCGCTCGCAAGCTACCTACTTCCAACAACCGTTTCATTAGATAGTAAAGTCAAAAATGACCTGATCAGAGGTATCAGCAGCATCGATTTTAAAACCAACTGTCCATGCACCCGGCATACTAAACTTCAATCCTTCAATCTGATATTCGCCAGCAGCGGCTGTGCTTTTAATCTGCGGCTTCGTTGGCAATCCGTGCCCATGCGCTTTCATACCGCCATCAATTGCGATTTTCGCCCCATGCACTGGCTCGCCACTTTGAGTAACGGTTAAGCCACAAGATTGAAAATCACCAACCGAGGGAATCGCATCACAATGAAAATTCGCCTTAAACAAGCCTGAGCGCCCTACTTGGCTCATACTCCAACTGGTACTAACTGGAACAGCTTTAGTCGATGCAACTTGAGATTGAGGCATTTGAGCACTATGCGCTGAATGATCAACATGGTTGTTATGAGACGCAGAATCACAGGATGCCACAGCAAATAATACAAAGATAAACAGCATTACCGAGATCGCGCTGATGTATACATTAGCCATATAAGTGCCTTTATTTTTAGTTATTATTGGCCAAAGTATAACGTTTGAACACTTCATCAGACAAGCCTTAGATTTTAAAGAGAGAAATGGTAATAAACCATTCTCTTTATTATTTAACATAACATTCTTACTATAGGTAGAGATCTACTCTAAAGATCACGGCGTAACCGTGACATTCACCTGCGCGGCATTTAAACGACCTAGGCTATCGCTAATCGCGTACCAAAAACTGTCATTTCCGGTAAAGCCGGTATAAGGCACGTAGTTCAGTTGATTATTGACAATGCTGACTGTCGCTCCATTCACTGAGTTGGTATTCACTTCTGAAATACTCAAGCCCGCGCCGGTATCATTGGCTAGCACATTGATAGTCAGTGAAGTATTACGTGCGGTAGACGCTGAATCAGTAATCGCAACCGGATAAGCTGGCGCTGAAGCCTCCACCGTAATATTCACCACCGAGCTATTCGAACGCCCTAAACTATCTTTGAATACATACCAGATATTATCCGAGCCAACATAAT harbors:
- a CDS encoding cytochrome-c peroxidase, giving the protein MKRLLEVGSLRAPLTAVVLAVMGLALSACDDKEQGLVSAAKISEQSEQSEQSEQSEQSEQSEQPVVGLVANTETAQIAAQTKLIAPKAGQEVVTQAADGESSNTGLLNWSAGEKALLDTLSIKHLDKFRVDPSNKYQTNTQAISLGSKLFFDPRLSDNGKISCSTCHQPNIAFSDGLPQAEGIRTGTRNTPSLLGVSHQQWLFWDGRKDSVWSQALGPLENPDEHNLTRVSLIHKLFAIDQYRDDYAAIFGNPPSATELTSWPEKAAPNGSLESLKLWKSLAIKDRKRINRIFANIGKTLAAYESTLEFPVSRFDQFIDQLNQVAQADTMPVLSTREQQGLKLFIGKGACISCHLSPVLSNQSFQNIGTGTPGKDMGRSQVAEAQRWDEFNCLGEYSDAPKDACKDLIYMNSNRHDMSGNFKVPSLRNVSKTAPYMHDGRFQSLAPVVAYYANPPSQAQTGHHLPPIQLNETEQALLAEFLKAL
- a CDS encoding FixH family protein, translating into MANVYISAISVMLFIFVLFAVASCDSASHNNHVDHSAHSAQMPQSQVASTKAVPVSTSWSMSQVGRSGLFKANFHCDAIPSVGDFQSCGLTVTQSGEPVHGAKIAIDGGMKAHGHGLPTKPQIKSTAAAGEYQIEGLKFSMPGAWTVGFKIDAADTSDQVIFDFTI
- a CDS encoding pseudouridine-5'-phosphate glycosidase — translated: MLNQYLDINPEVKAALDTGRPVVALESTIISHGMPYPQNVETALKVEQIVRDNGAVPATIAILNGRLKVGMTHEEIEYLGKAGQAVIKTSRRDIPFIVAQKVDGATTVASTMILAAMAGIKVFATGGIGGVHRGAQQTFDISADLQELANTDVAVICAGAKSILDIGLTLEYLETQGVPVVGYQTDMLPAFYTRESDFGVDYRLDEPKQIADAMAAKWEIGLKGGLVIANPIPEQYALDKAMIDEVIKDAVAEMDDKGISGKDSTPFLLAKVAEKTEGSSLAANIQLVFNNAKLASQIACEFYK